A single genomic interval of Hydractinia symbiolongicarpus strain clone_291-10 chromosome 8, HSymV2.1, whole genome shotgun sequence harbors:
- the LOC130654901 gene encoding rhodopsin, G0-coupled-like: MVSITKIIISCIVIPSIILNCGTCYLLIRIKKKNSYIVLCIHLAISDLLQALCGYTPELLIDVYDKEPTKLCIGSALIVSQMALTSISIITLISMCRIVDLIKTSPSQKYNLLKINLLALSAWGYAAFWSFSPICGWSRYVLERSGNRCTLDWTLKTSNAKSYVYSISIFCYVLPIIIHAVSFIIAKKVMKKHRRYLSKLYGRRNSTTTHVKREERKTSALCFLMFSAFIMAWTPYTFVGLLSQQMTVPVWCLDASAILAKSSTLFNPLIYCYKAKFKHKRFLKEFKKCNIE, translated from the coding sequence ATGGTATCCAtcacaaaaataattatatccTGTATAGTCATACCTTCAATTATATTGAACTGTGGCACATGCTATCTACTGATacgaataaaaaagaaaaactcttATATTGTGCTTTGCATCCATTTAGCAATTAGCGACTTGCTTCAAGCATTGTGTGGTTATACACCAGAGCTTTTGATAGACGTATATGACAAAGAGCCTACAAAGCTTTGTATCGGTTCCGCACTTATTGTTTCACAAATGGCGCTAACGTCAATTTCCATCATAACGCTTATCTCAATGTGTCGGATAGTTGATCTTATTAAAACCTCGCCaagtcaaaaatataatttgctCAAAATTAATCTCTTGGCGCTTTCAGCTTGGGGATATGCAGCTTTTTGGTCATTTTCTCCTATTTGTGGATGGTCTCGTTACGTATTAGAACGTTCAGGGAACAGATGTACACTAGATTGGACCTTAAAAACATCAAATGCAAAATCATACGTTTATTCTATTTCCatattttgttatgttttaCCTATAATAATTCATGCTGTATCCTTTATAATTGCAAAAAAAGTCATGAAGAAACATAGAAGATACTTGTCAAAATTATACGGACGAAGAAACTCAACCACAACGCATGTCAAACGAGAGGAACGAAAGACTTCAGCGTTATGTTTTCTTATGTTTAGTGCTTTCATCATGGCATGGACACCTTATACTTTTGTTGGATTACTCTCACAACAAATGACTGTACCTGTTTGGTGTCTGGATGCTTCTGCTATTTTAGCTAAAAGTTCAACTTTATTCAATCCTTTAATATATTGTTACAAAGCTAAATTTaaacacaaaagatttttaaaggaatttaaaaaatgcaacatTGAGTAA